The sequence TTGCCAAGGACATAGATATTGTAAATGACGCGATTATTTATCACAGCGTTATTATCCCAACAGCAAAGGGAGATAAATATTTTCCGCATATAATATTGAAGGCAAACTTAATTTTCTTTGTAGTATATGATCCGCAGCCAACTAGAAATTTGGATGATGTTTTTTATAATAAGTTTATAGCTAAAGGTATTGATAGAGCGCATCTTCATTTTTGTTCTATTCAAAGTAGTGAAAGTTTGAGCAAGTTGTTGGATCAAATAAATAAGATAAAGCCGATAAAAGATAAGCAAGAAGCCAACTCTCATATATTAGAGGGAATGATACTATGATAGAAGTGTTGATTAATGAAACAGAATGTGATCAAAGGGTAGATAAATTTATACTAAAATATTTGGGTAACTACCCTATGAGCTATGTATACAAAGCATTTAGGACAAACAAGGTAAAATTAAATGGCAAAAAGCCGAAGGGGTCCGAAAAGCTTAAAACTGGAGATACACTTAAGATTTTTCTGCAAGCAGAAGTATCTTCGCCGACAAAGTTGGCAAAACATTTTAAGGTAATATATGAAGATGAGAATGTTTTAATAGCCGATAAACCGATTGGGATGTTGACTCAAAAAGCACGACGAGAGGACGTAAGCCTTGCAGAAGAAGTGCTATCATATTTGAATGAAAAGGGTGAATTAGAAGGGTTAAACGGGTTTAGGCCTGCACCTTCTAATAGGCTCGATAGAAATACTTCGGGATTGGTATTAGTTGGAAAAAACCAGGTCAGTTCTGTAGCTATTTCGCAAATGCTAAAAGATAAAAATATAGTTAAATCATATTTGGCAGTGGTAAAAGGAAATATAAAAAAGACTATTACTATCAGAGCTTTTCATAGAAAGTTAGCAAATAAAAATGAAGTACAAATTTTAGACTATAAAGCAGCTGGAACCAAAGAAATCGTGACAAAGTTGATACCTTTAGAACAAAGAGATGGAGTGACTTTGATAGAAGTTGAATTAATTACCGGAAAGACGCATCAGATTAGGGCTCAATTGAAAGAACTAGGACATCCTATTATAGGAGATTATAAGTATGGCAACAATGTGACAAACCATTATTTTAAACAAGCATACAATTTAACGTCCCAATTTTTGTGTGCTTATAAAGTTAAGTTTGATAGGTGCAATAATATTTTATCCTATTTAGAAGATAGAGTTTTCATAGCATATGTACCAACTGTATTTTCTAAAATATTGGACTAGGCAGACATTTTCTTGATCAAGATTTTGCTCTCCTTGATTAACTGTTTGTCTTTGAGTTCATAAGCACAGATTAGAGCCGAATCAAATAGTTTTAATTTTATGAAAATCTGGTAAGCTTCGATGTATTTTTTATCAAAGTATAGTACAACAGCAACTTCTTCGAGTGATTGTAAACCTTGCTGAACTTCGGCAGGGTTTTTGCATTTATTAAATTCAAAAAAGGCTAGGTCATATCGTTCGCTATTTAGATAGCAAATGCCGGCTTCGTAATGCATATCAGATTTTATATAGTATGTGGCTGCCTTGACAGGAGTTTTGAGAGAAAAGAATCGTGCGGCATTGGGATAGTCGCCAATTTGTTCATAAAGCGAACCTGCTAAGGCATAGAGTTTAAATTTTATGGCAGCGTCTATGGCGTTTTGAATGCGGCCTAACTTGGTGTAAGAGTAAACGATCCCTTCTCCATCGTTACCCTTCAAAAACGCATCTAACGCATAGTTATATTCTTGATATGCGAAAAAGATTTTTCCGGCTCGGGTATAAAACTCACAATCATAAAATAACTTGGCTTTTTGAAGGGCATCCAAAGAAAAATAGTCTATTTTTTGACCGATAACGTTTGATAATAATTTGGAATATTTTGTCATTAGTATCACCTCATTATATATATTTTTTAGGTAATTTTACTATATTTGCGGCAATATAGCAAGAAGAATTCAAGCAAGGAGGGGAAGCGTGGCATACTGGCGGAGCAGGGGCTTGAGAGGAAGCGAATTAGAAGCCCTAATAAATATTACAAACGATGTGTATAGAAAAAAGAATCTTGCAGTCATTCAAAAAATTCCAACGCCCATAACACCTATCAAAATAGATAAAACAAAAAAAGTAATCACACTGGCTTATTTTGATCAAAAAAGTACGGTTGATTATATCGGAGTGGCACAAGGAACTCCTATTTGTTTTGATGCAAAAGAAACGACAGCAGCATCGTTACCACTAGCAAATATTCATCAGCATCAGGTCGATTTTATGAACGAGTTTGCAAAGCAAAATGGAGTAGCTTTTTTGATTGTATATTTTAAGAGATACGAAAAATATTATCTTACTCCTATAGAGATTTTAGCAAAATATTTTGTAGATGCTATGAAAGGGGGGAGAAAATCTATTCCGTATAATGAATTTGCAAATGCGTACGAGATAGAAATAGCAAGTGATATGTATTTGCATTACCTGAAAGCGGTGCAAAAATATATTGATGACCTGAATATAAATGAAAACATTCGGCAATAATCTTGGCTGAGGTGAACAATTATGAAAAAATGTATCTTAGCTATTTTTTGTGCTGCATCAATGGCTGGTTGCATAGAAAATGAGATTCCGATTATAGCAGAAGTGGCAAAAATGGACGATGTATTTAAAGAAACAGAGGTTACATTGTTTGTAGAAAATAATGAAAAATTGGGTAAATATGAGCCCTATAGTGGAGTCTATCTTGGCGCATATATGGGCAACAAAGATATAAGCGACCAAGACTTTCTGAATAGTTTGGATACTGATTTGGCATTTAAAGTGTTTCAATACAAAGGGGCAAATTCGATAAGTCTTAATGAAATTTTACAATGTATAGCGGATAAGCAAACTCCATATTTTAAGTTTTTATTAACGGAGAAGACGAGTGAATATTATTATCTGATAGGAGATATGAAGAGGATGTTTAATATCCCGATATTTTTGGAGTTGTATCCCTTGACAGAAGATATTACAGATCCGCAAAAATATAAAAAATTGTATATAGAAACATATAATATTATCAAAAAAAATGCACCAAATACAGTGTTTGTCTATAGTGTAGATTATAACAATATAGAAGATTCACTCATTTTTTATCCTGGAGATGAATATGTTGATTGGATAGGGTTAAATGTATATATGCCAAAATATAAAAATGATCAAGCAGTTGATTATAGTAATCTAGAAACTAAAATTGATCTATGGTATCAGTTGTTTCAGGAGAAAAAGCCGTTGATGATTTCTGGTCTGGCAATATCGCATTATTCTAGTGTGGACTCTACGTATACTATTGCAAAGACAAAAGATGATTTGGAGTTCTTTTATGATGATATGATAGAAAAACATCCGCGTATCAAAGCAATTTTATACACAGACATAAATAATCGAGATTATGGGAAAGAAGATGATTTTAGAATTTCGATTAATGAGGATTTAATATCATTTACAAAAGAACTTTGGGGTGAAAATGTTTTTTTGCATCAACTTGTAAACGAGAATGAAAATTATTTGTCTAGCAAAGTGTCCTATACAGTACCAGTGCATATTTATAATGATATATATTATGTTCAAGATATTTATGTAAAGAATATTATAGATGAAGAGATATTAAATTCGATAGAAACTTTTAAAGATTTGCTTGGGAATATATACTATCCCTTGAAATATATCACAAACTCGTATTGAAACATTTTGGAGTTTGTGATATACTTTTAAAAAATAATTAAGAAATGTGGGGGGATTTATGGATAATAAAAGGCACAATTTAATTTTATTGATGGGTGGAATCTTTACAACTATTTTTATTGTTTTGGGTACAATGAGTTATAATGTGCGGATAAATGATGAATTGCAAGCATTGACGATGACAGCGTTGAAAGAAATTTCGTTAAAACAGCAGTTTATTTTAAATGAAGATATAAATTCAAATTCTGAACTACTAAATTTATTAGCAACTACAGTGGGTGCTTCTTCAAATATGGATATTGAGACAACGTTAGAATATATAGATATTGTAGAAGAAATATCTTCCTTTAAGCACATAAATATTGTTGGAGTTGATGGTATTGGTATCACAGCTAATAATGAAAAAATAGACATTTCAAATGAGCCGTATTTTACAGAAATGATAAACGGAAACTACATTTCAAATATAATCACATCAAGTTTTTCGAATGAAGATGTTATCATGTTATCAATACCAATAGAAAAAAATGGGGAAATTCAAGGTTATGTAGCAGGAGAATATAATATTTCTAATCTTGAAAGTTTATTAACGTCTGCTTTTGATGGTCAAAGTTTTATATTTGTACTGGATGCGACAGGAGCAATTATTGCGCAGCATACAAATGAACTTACTCAGCCTAAAGTTAATATGTTTGAAATTTTTAAAGATCAGGATTTAACAGATAAAGTGCTTGATGCGATTCAAAAAGGTGAATCTACGAATGTAGTTTATACTTTTAATGAAGATACTCGAATAGGTGAAATTTGTCCAATTGATTTTAATGGTTGGTCGCTAATATACATCTTGCCAGAGCAGGTTATTGATGATTATACTCAAAATATAATGGAACAAGTAAATTTATTCACTTTCGGTATGGTTATTGTATTAGTTCTTCTTGTATTTATAACTTCTTTTGCGCAAAGGAATACATTTAATACTATTCGTATGTTGGCTTATTATGATGAATTGACAGGTCTGCCTAATTTAGTTAAATTTAAAATGGAGGCTAATCAACTTCTTGTGGATAATCCAGACAAAGATTTTAGTATAGTAAAGTTAGATATCAACAATTTTAAAGCCATTAATGAATTATATGGACATGATACTGGAAATAAAGTATTACGTGCATTAGCAGATGTTGTACATACTGATGAGATCCCGAACTATACTTACGCCAAGATTGCAGTAGATGAATTTCTGCTCTTGGGACCAAGTGAATTTTTTTCAGATCTAAGTAATGAGCTGAGTTTAGATGAGAATAAATTTAAAGAGGCGGTTTCGTTTATACCTTTCCATCATATAAAACTTATTTATGGAAGATATAAAATAGAAGAAGATGAAAATGATATTGATAAGATTATTGCGAAGGTTGATATTGCCCACAAAACAGCCAAATCGAAAAAGAACATATATTTTTGTGATTATGATGAGAATTTCAAAAAAACTATGTTAAAAGCAGCGGAAATAACCAATAAGATGGAAGTGGCTCTTGAGCACAAAGAATTTAAAGTTGTTCTGCAGCCTAAGTATGACACTATAACCGAACAACCTGTTGGAGCGGAGGCTTTAGTGCGTTGGATAGAAGATAATGGAAAGATGATTTTTCCAGACGAATTTATTCCGTTATTTGAAAGCAATGGATTTATTACAAAATTAGATAAGTATATGCTAGAAGAAGTTTGTATCTTAATTAGACAGTGGATCGATAATGGTATAACCCCTATTCCTATTTCAGTAAACTTCTCTAGAGTGCACATCAATAATCCTAATTTTACTAGCGAAATTAAGGCAATTATAGATAAGTATAATGTAAACACAAAATATATCGAGATTGAGTTAACAGAAAGTACAATACTAGATAATGAATCTGAATTAAAAACAATTTTCGAAAATTTTAAAACAAGCCACCTTGTAATAGCGATGGACGATTTTGGCTATGGATATTCTTCATTAGGGTTTTTAAAAGATTTTGATGTGGACATAATTAAATTAGACAGAAGCTTTTTTAGTTTTGATGCCGACAATGAAAGAAGCCGTATAGTTATTAGAAATATTGTGAAGATGGTTAAAGAATTGGGCGTAGTTGTGGTAGCAGAAGGAGTTGAAACTAAAGAACAACTAGATTTCTTGAAGTCAACAAGATGTGATATGGTTCAGGGTTATTATTTCTCAAAACCTATTCCAATAAAAGATTTTAATAAAAATATTTTAGGGGCCGATTTCTAAATGAAATTGGCTTTTTGAGAATTTAACGAGTGGAGGAATTTATGGACGAAAGTAGTTTAATTAAACGAGCTCAAAGTGGTGATGTTGGGGCTTTTGAGGTACTTATAAAAAGTTATGAAAGTACAATTTATCGGATATGTTTTAAAGTTTTAAAAAACGAAGCTGATTCGTTTGATGCTGCACAAGAAGTATGTATTAAAATTTGGAAACAACTGGGTAAATTTGAAGAAAAATCTAAATTTAGCACTTGGGTATATAGAATTGCAACTAATCAATGTTTGGATATACTAAGAAAGGGTAAGAATAAGAAAGTTGTTTCTATTAATCAAAACGAAGAATGGGCTTTGGAACTTGAAGATACAAAGATTAACATTGAAAAGCAAGTGGAAGATGCAGAGAGACTGAGAATATTAAAAAGTGCGCTAGATGAATTGAAAAAAGAATACAGTGAGATTATAATCTTAAAAGATGTAAAAAACTTAAGTTATGAAGAAATAGCAACCGAGAAAAATATTTCGTTAGGTACCGTTAAATCAAGATTATTTAGGGCTAGGAATGCATTAAAAAATATTTTGAAACAGGACAAGGAACCTTTTAGAAGCTTTTGGCGTCATAATAATAGAAAGGAGGGGTTATAATGAAATGTGATTTGGAACAATTGTCTTTGTATATAGATGAAGAACTTGAACCATCTCAAAGGTTGGAAATAGAAGAACATTTAAAAACTTGTGATGATTGTCAAAGTAATTTGCAGTTGTTGCTCGAGATAAAAGAACAATTATCGATGCTGGATGAAGTGCCTTTACCAGATAATTTTCATAGTGAACTTATGAATAAAATAGCCCCTAAAAAACATAATTATACAAAATATTATTTATCAGCAGCTAGTGTTTTAGCAATTTGTGTAGTAGGAATTAGTACATTCTTTAATCAACCTGCAGAGCAAAGCCCTGTTCCTATGATGTATAGCACCCCTCCAGTTGCAGCGAGAAATATTCCAAGTGAGGAAGAGCATCTGGGTAATCCTGTTAGCTATATTGTGGAATTAAATGCTCCGAATAAAGATGTAGTTGATAAATTACGACGAATTTTAGATGAACAAGAACTAAATTATTTTGACATGAGTATTGATGGAGTTCTTCATTATATTATAAATAGTGAATCTGATTATGCTATTTTAGCGGACTATCTTAGAGAAAATGCAAGTGATTTTAATCAAACTCCTGTGTTAGATTCTCTAATTGATCCTGTGATGATAGAATTAATTATTCATTATCCTTGACAGAATAATTTAGGTTTGCTAAATTTATAACAGACGAGAAGATTTTTTGTCTATGGCAAAGAGTCTTTTTTTTTGGAGGTATAAGATGGAAAAAACAATGCAAGAAATTGTTGCAATAGCAAAATCAAGAGGATTTGTATATTCTGGATCTGAAATATATGGAGGACTCGCTAATACTTGGGACTACGGTCCATTAGGTGTTGAATTAAAAAATAATATAAAAAGAGCTTGGTGGAAAAATTTTATTCAAAAAAATCCATTAAATGTTGGAGTAGATTGTGCAATATTAATGAATCCTGCTGTTTGGAAAGCTAGTGGGCATTTAGGAGGATTTTCTGATCCTCTTATGGATTGTAAGTCTTGCAAAGAAAGATTTAGAGCGGACAAAATTATAGAAGATTACATGAAAGAAAATGGTGTAGAAGAAATAGTTGATGGCTGGTCAAATGAGAAAATGCAAGATTATATTAAAGAAAATAATATAGAATGCCCTTCTTGTCATGCGCATAACTTTACCGATATTAGGCAATTTAATTTGATGTTTAAAACTTTTCAAGGAGTTACTGAAGACTCTAAAAATACGGTATATCTTCGCCCAGAAACTGCTCAAGGAATTTTTGTCAATTTTAAAAATGTGCAGAGAACTTCTCGTAAAAAGATTCCGTTTGGTATTGGTCAAATTGGCAAATCGTTTAGAAATGAAATTACTCCGGGAAATTTTATTTTTAGAACTCGAGAGTTTGAACAAATGGAACTTGAATTTTTCTGTAAACCGGGTACTGAATTAGAATGGTTTGTAACCTGGAAAAATATATGTAAAAGTTGGTTATTAAATCTTGGAATAGACGAAAAAAGCATTCGTATGCGAGATCATGCTAAAGAAGAACTTTCTCATTACAGCAATGCGACTAGCGATATCGAATTTAAATTTCCGTTTGGATGGGGTGAGCTTTGGGGTATTGCCAGTCGTACTGATTATGATTTAAAGCAGCATATGGAGCATTCTGGTGAAGACATGAATTATTTTGATCCGACTACAAACGAAAAGTATATTCCGTATTGTATAGAACCGTCTCTTGGTGCAGATAGAGTTACTTTGGCATTTTTATGCGAAGCATATTGCGAAGAATCATTAGAAGATGGAGATAGCAGAAATATTTTTAAATTTCATCCTGCGCTGGCTCCTGTAAAGGCGGCTATTCTTCCTTTGTCAAAAAAACTTTCTGAACAAGCACTAAATATTTATAATATGCTATCAGATCATTTTAATGTTGAATATGATGAAGCTGGATCTATTGGCAAAAGATATCGTAGGCAAGATGAAATTGGAACTCCATTTTGCATCACATATGATTTTGATTCTAAAGATGATAATTCGGTTACAATTCGTGATAGAGATTCTATGAAGCAAGAACGTATAAATATAAATGGAATATTGAAATATATTACAAAAAAAATAGATAATTAAGAGCCTATACAAATGATATTTTTTGGTATAAAATATGAAACGACAAAATAATTTTTATTGGAGGTAATATAAAATGGCACATAAATGGGTCTATATGTTTAAAGAAGGGGATATGAATAAAAATCTTCTAGGAGGAAAGGGTGCAAATCTATGTGATATGACTAAACTAGGCTTGCCAATTCCACAAGGCTTTATTGTGACAACCGAAGCGTGTACTGAATATTATAACAATGATAAAAATTTATCAAAGGACATAATTGATCAAATTAAGTCATCTCTAACTCAGTTAGAAGAAATTTCGGGCAAAAAATTTGGAGATACACAAAATCCTCTACTTGTGTCAGTTCGTTCGGGAGCTAGAATTTCTATGCCTGGTATGATGGACACAGTTTTAAATTTAGGTTTAACAGATGTTTCTGTTGAAGGATTGGCAAAGAAAACTGGTAACCCTAGATTTGCGTATGACTCATATAGAAGATTCATACAGATGTTTTCGGACGTAGTAATGGAGCTTCCTAAATCTAGATTCGAAGTTATAATAGATGAACTTAAAGAAAAGAAAGGCGTACAATTAGACACAGAACTTGATGCCGATGACTTAAAAGAAATGGTAGTTAAGTTTAAAGAATTTTATAAAAAAGAGCTTGGTAAAGATTTCCCTCAAGATCCAGAGACACAGTTACTAGAAGCCGTACAAGCAGTGTTTAGATCGTGGATGAACTCTCGTGCGATAGCTTATAGACGTATGAATGATATACCTTCTGATTGGGGTACTGCTGTAAACGTTCAGATGATGGTATTTGGTAATATGGGAGAAACATCTGGTACTGGTGTTGCCTTTACAAGAAATCCTTCGACTGGAGAAAAGTTGATTTATGGAGAATATCTAATTAACGCACAAGGAGAAGACGTTGTTGCGGGTGTTAGAACTCCTCAACCTATTAGCCATCTAGAGCAAGATATGCCAGAAGTATATAAAGAGTTTATGGCGATTGCGAACAAACTTGAGGATCATTATAGAGATATGCAAGATATGGAGTTTACTGTTGAGGATACAAAACTTTACTTCTTACAAACTAGAAATGGTAAAAGAACGGCTGCGTCTGCTCTTAAGATTGCAGTTGAGCTAGTTAAAGAAGGTATGATTACTGAAAAAGAAGCTGTTCTTCGTGTTGAACCTAAACAATTAGATCAATTACTTCATCCTACTTTTGATGTTACTGCTCTTAAGCAAGCTAAGACAATTGGAAAAGGTTTACCTGCCTCTCCAGGAGCTGCCACAGGAAAAGTTTACTTCACTGCAGAAGATGCTAAAGCTGCAGCTGCCAAAGGTGAAGCTGTTATATTGACAAGACTAGAAACTTCTCCGGAAGATATTGAAGGAATGCATGCATCTAAAGGTATATTGACTGTACGCGGAGGAATGACAAGCCATGCGGCTGTTGTTGCACGTGGTATGGGTACTTGCTGTGTATCTGGTTGTGGAGAAATTAAAATTAATGAACACGATAAGTCTTTCACTTTAGACGGAAAAACTTATAAAGAAGGCGACTATATTTCTCTTGATGGTTCAACTGGAAATATCTATGGAGAACAATTAAAAACTGTTGAAGCAGAAATTAGTGGTGATTTTGAAAAGTTTATGAAGTGGGCTGATGAATATAGAACTATGAAAGTTAGAACTAATGCAGACACTCCAGCTGACGCAGCAAAAGCGGTTGAGTTTGGTGCAGAAGGAATTGGACTTTGCCGTACAGAGCATATGTTCTTTGAAGAAGACAGAATTAAAAAAGTTCGAAAAATGATTGTAGCTAAAGAAGTTGAAGAAAGAAAAGCAGCTCTTAAAGAATTATTGCCTCTTCAAAAAGGTGACTTTATTGGAATATATGAAGCGATGGGTGAAAGACCTGTAACTGTTAGACTACTAGACCCGCCACTACATGAATTCTTGCCTACAGATAAAGCTGATATCGAGGAAATTGCAAAAGAGATTGGCGAAACTTATGAAAGTCTGCAAGCTACTATTGATAGTTTACACGAGTTTAACCCTATGATGGGTCACCGTGGATGCCGACTATCTGTATCTTATCCAGAGATTGCAGATATGCAAGCTAGGGCTATTATAGAGGCTGCAATTGAAGTGAAGAAGTCTAAGGGATATAATATTGTTCCAGAAATTATGATTCCTCTTGTTGGAGATAAAAAAGAACTTGAATATGTTAAGGATATTATTGTAGCGGCAGCAGACGATGTAATTGCTAAATCTGGTGTTGAACTTAAATATCTAGTTGGTACAATGATTGAGATTCCAAGAGCTGCTTTATTGGCAGATCAAATTGCTGAAGAGGCTGCTTTCTTCTCTTTCGGAACTAATGACTTAACACAAATGACTTTTGGATTTTCTCGTGATGATGCTGGTAAATTCCTAGAAGATTACTACGCAAGAGGAGTTTATGAATCTGATCCATTTGCAAGACTTGATCAAACTGGAGTGGGTCAGTTAATAGAAATAGCAGTTGAAAAAGGACGCAAAACTAGACCAGATATTAAGCTTGGTATTTGTGGAGAACATGGTGGAGATCCATCTACAATCGAATTCTGTCAAAAAGTGGGCTTAAATTATGTATCTTGCTCACCATTTAGAGTTCCAATTGCTAGACTAGCAGCGGCTCAAGCAGCGATAACACAATCTAAGTAAATTATTTAAAAAGGACATGCAAGTTGGTGTCCTTTTTTGATCTTAAAGTGTTTAGTTAATAACTGTTCTTTTTTTTGTGAAAAATGAATATTAAAGGCAGATTATAAATATATATAAAAAGAACATCATTTTTAGTATACATAATAATTTGAACTCTAGTCACGATTCTACACTTTATATCATTAACATATATTGTTAAATGAATAAGTTAGATTGTATAAAATGTATATCATATCCAAAATATGGATATATTATATTATAACTAAAAGATTTAGTAAGGTTATAATCCGCTGAATATATAAAAAAATTAAACTGTTATTATATTTTTCTTTTTAGTTGTCAATACTATATAAGAGAAAAAAGAGGAAATGTGACAATGATGATTATATTGTTGAGATAGGAAGGAACATATGTATTTTGCGGAAGATTTTATTGAAAAAATTAGAACTTATATTGATATTGTCTCACTAATTTCTGAGTACACTAATTTAGTGAAAAAAGGAGCCTCTTCTTATATAGGCAAATGTCCTTTTCATAACGAAAAAACTCCGTCATTTGTAGTAAGTGAAGATAAGCAAATGTATTATTGTTTTGGTTGCGGAGTGGGTGGTAATGTAATAACCTTTATGATGGAGAAAGAAAATTTGTCGTTTGGAGAGGCTATAGAAAGTCTTGCAATAAGAGCTAATATTCCTCTTGAATATGATAATAGTAGAATAAACAATAATCGTGAGGCTTTTTTTAAAAAAGATGTTATTTTTGACCTTTATAAAAAAGCGGCACGTTTTTATTATTATAATTTAACTAGAAATACCCCAGAGTATGTGAGGCAATATCTTGTAGATAGAGGGATTAATAAAGACTCTATAAAGATATTTGGTCTTGGTTTTTCACCGAATTCTTTCAATGCATTATACAAGTATCTAAGATCAGAGGGTGTCACAAATGAACTTTTAGTAGAGAGTGGACTTTGTGTTTTAAATCATAATAGTGGATTAATTTATGATAGATTTGTAAATAGACTAATGTTTCCTATATTTAGCCCCACAAAAAAAGTAATCGCATTTGGAGGAAGAGTGTTTGGAAATGAAAATCCTAAATATCTTAATTCTTCCGAAAACTTAATTTTCCATAAAAGTAATAATCTGTATGGTTTAAATTTGGCTAAAATGAAAAATCATGAATATTATATATTAGTAGAGGGATATATGGACGTTATTGCTATGCATAGAGAAGGATTTACTAATACCGTGGCATCACTGGGAACAGCATTTACCGAAAGCCAAGCAAAGCTTCTAAAAAGATATACTGATAATATAGTAATCATTTATGATAGTGATAATGCAGGACAAAAAGCAACTTTAAAAGCTAGTAAAATTTTGAGAGATGAAGGGTTTAGTGTAAAAATTTTAGAATTGAATGGAGCTAAAGACCCTGATGAATTTTTAAAAAAGTATGGAAATGAAAAATTACAAAATGCCATAACTGTTGCTAACAGTGATATATGGTATAAAATTACAAAAATCCAAATGTTGTATGATTTAAATAACTTGCCTGAAAAAATTAAGTTTTTAGAGCAAATTTCATCTATTATTGCCAATTTACAAAATTCTATTGAACAGCAGCTATATATTGATGAAATATCAACAAGATTTAATGTAAATAAATCAGCAATAGAAACAGAAATAAAAAAGAGAATTGTTAATACTAAAGAAAATAAAATTGTCTATGAAAACCATTCTAAGAAAAGCGATATTGAAGTCGATTTATTATCAGTGCTATATCATACTCCTACTATATATGATAGCATTTCGGAATATGTATTTCCAGAATTATTTACAGAAGGGGTAAAACGAAATATAGCTATAAGTTTAATTAATGACAGATCAATTGATACAGCTTTGTTAAATAAAAAATACCCTAATGTAGAAGACCAAAAAATTATCTCCTCTATTATAATTGGTAAAGATGGTATATATAAAGAAAAATTTGTTTTATATAAGATAGTTACTGATGCAATTAAGATACTTAACAATGCGTATTATATAGAACAACTGAAAAATCTTAGTGCCAATCCAGAA is a genomic window of Candidatus Epulonipiscium viviparus containing:
- a CDS encoding glycine--tRNA ligase: MEKTMQEIVAIAKSRGFVYSGSEIYGGLANTWDYGPLGVELKNNIKRAWWKNFIQKNPLNVGVDCAILMNPAVWKASGHLGGFSDPLMDCKSCKERFRADKIIEDYMKENGVEEIVDGWSNEKMQDYIKENNIECPSCHAHNFTDIRQFNLMFKTFQGVTEDSKNTVYLRPETAQGIFVNFKNVQRTSRKKIPFGIGQIGKSFRNEITPGNFIFRTREFEQMELEFFCKPGTELEWFVTWKNICKSWLLNLGIDEKSIRMRDHAKEELSHYSNATSDIEFKFPFGWGELWGIASRTDYDLKQHMEHSGEDMNYFDPTTNEKYIPYCIEPSLGADRVTLAFLCEAYCEESLEDGDSRNIFKFHPALAPVKAAILPLSKKLSEQALNIYNMLSDHFNVEYDEAGSIGKRYRRQDEIGTPFCITYDFDSKDDNSVTIRDRDSMKQERININGILKYITKKIDN
- the ppdK gene encoding pyruvate, phosphate dikinase; translated protein: MAHKWVYMFKEGDMNKNLLGGKGANLCDMTKLGLPIPQGFIVTTEACTEYYNNDKNLSKDIIDQIKSSLTQLEEISGKKFGDTQNPLLVSVRSGARISMPGMMDTVLNLGLTDVSVEGLAKKTGNPRFAYDSYRRFIQMFSDVVMELPKSRFEVIIDELKEKKGVQLDTELDADDLKEMVVKFKEFYKKELGKDFPQDPETQLLEAVQAVFRSWMNSRAIAYRRMNDIPSDWGTAVNVQMMVFGNMGETSGTGVAFTRNPSTGEKLIYGEYLINAQGEDVVAGVRTPQPISHLEQDMPEVYKEFMAIANKLEDHYRDMQDMEFTVEDTKLYFLQTRNGKRTAASALKIAVELVKEGMITEKEAVLRVEPKQLDQLLHPTFDVTALKQAKTIGKGLPASPGAATGKVYFTAEDAKAAAAKGEAVILTRLETSPEDIEGMHASKGILTVRGGMTSHAAVVARGMGTCCVSGCGEIKINEHDKSFTLDGKTYKEGDYISLDGSTGNIYGEQLKTVEAEISGDFEKFMKWADEYRTMKVRTNADTPADAAKAVEFGAEGIGLCRTEHMFFEEDRIKKVRKMIVAKEVEERKAALKELLPLQKGDFIGIYEAMGERPVTVRLLDPPLHEFLPTDKADIEEIAKEIGETYESLQATIDSLHEFNPMMGHRGCRLSVSYPEIADMQARAIIEAAIEVKKSKGYNIVPEIMIPLVGDKKELEYVKDIIVAAADDVIAKSGVELKYLVGTMIEIPRAALLADQIAEEAAFFSFGTNDLTQMTFGFSRDDAGKFLEDYYARGVYESDPFARLDQTGVGQLIEIAVEKGRKTRPDIKLGICGEHGGDPSTIEFCQKVGLNYVSCSPFRVPIARLAAAQAAITQSK
- the dnaG gene encoding DNA primase → MYFAEDFIEKIRTYIDIVSLISEYTNLVKKGASSYIGKCPFHNEKTPSFVVSEDKQMYYCFGCGVGGNVITFMMEKENLSFGEAIESLAIRANIPLEYDNSRINNNREAFFKKDVIFDLYKKAARFYYYNLTRNTPEYVRQYLVDRGINKDSIKIFGLGFSPNSFNALYKYLRSEGVTNELLVESGLCVLNHNSGLIYDRFVNRLMFPIFSPTKKVIAFGGRVFGNENPKYLNSSENLIFHKSNNLYGLNLAKMKNHEYYILVEGYMDVIAMHREGFTNTVASLGTAFTESQAKLLKRYTDNIVIIYDSDNAGQKATLKASKILRDEGFSVKILELNGAKDPDEFLKKYGNEKLQNAITVANSDIWYKITKIQMLYDLNNLPEKIKFLEQISSIIANLQNSIEQQLYIDEISTRFNVNKSAIETEIKKRIVNTKENKIVYENHSKKSDIEVDLLSVLYHTPTIYDSISEYVFPELFTEGVKRNIAISLINDRSIDTALLNKKYPNVEDQKIISSIIIGKDGIYKEKFVLYKIVTDAIKILNNAYYIEQLKNLSANPEKIQHLMKLRNSIVKLNIVPKNG